From Synechococcales cyanobacterium T60_A2020_003, one genomic window encodes:
- a CDS encoding filamentous hemagglutinin N-terminal domain-containing protein yields the protein HPGILRRRAAGNRPAGIEGLLYADGIANVFRMNPNGILFSENASINVGGSFTATTADAIAFEDLGTFNARPRQSTDPQLLSVDPSAFSFQRVPAPIDVATNGLNPLQVLGNTTLLFLGGDIHVDYSALYAPGGGSVQLVSIGEPGEILFSSNPQLFDLSIPPDLEGADITLRDSTLDVRAFEQGEMFFFGDNISISNSVLLGGIGVDLGFEGAIAGDLVFSATDSLTIDAGSVIGNNIYTGAIGNSGDITFTAADTIHIEDVARITSTSLNTGNAGNVVLRARDSITVDRALVQTDTGPDEVGRSEAIQTPWVSLPSAPSSSSQANHGDTTETSTNPEASWVEAQAWVVNAQGQVVLTDSTPADLGIPLRCRP from the coding sequence TCATCCTGGCATTTTACGCCGCAGAGCGGCGGGGAATCGACCCGCAGGGATTGAAGGATTACTCTACGCGGATGGGATTGCCAATGTCTTTCGCATGAATCCCAACGGTATCCTGTTTAGTGAGAATGCGTCGATTAATGTCGGAGGATCGTTTACGGCAACGACCGCCGATGCGATCGCCTTTGAGGATTTGGGAACATTCAATGCCCGCCCTCGCCAAAGCACAGACCCCCAACTACTGTCTGTTGACCCCTCGGCATTTTCCTTCCAAAGGGTTCCCGCTCCGATCGATGTCGCCACCAATGGTCTGAATCCTCTTCAGGTATTGGGCAACACAACGCTGCTGTTCCTGGGGGGGGATATTCACGTCGATTATTCTGCCCTATACGCACCAGGGGGAGGCTCGGTGCAACTGGTGAGTATTGGTGAACCGGGGGAAATTCTCTTTTCTTCGAATCCTCAGCTTTTTGATCTATCCATTCCACCTGACCTAGAGGGAGCAGATATCACCCTGCGCGACTCGACCCTTGATGTTCGCGCATTTGAACAGGGAGAGATGTTCTTTTTCGGGGACAATATTTCGATTAGCAATAGTGTCTTGCTAGGAGGAATTGGCGTAGATTTAGGATTTGAAGGGGCGATCGCCGGAGATCTGGTGTTCTCTGCAACAGACTCGCTCACCATTGACGCAGGCAGCGTCATCGGCAACAACATCTACACCGGAGCAATTGGCAACAGCGGTGACATTACCTTCACTGCTGCAGATACCATCCACATTGAAGATGTTGCCCGTATCACCTCTACATCTCTGAACACAGGTAACGCTGGTAACGTAGTTCTGAGGGCACGCGATTCGATAACGGTGGATAGAGCCTTAGTGCAAACGGATACGGGTCCTGATGAGGTGGGGCGATCGGAGGCCATCCAAACTCCTTGGGTCTCGCTTCCCTCAGCCCCTAGTTCAAGTTCCCAAGCGAATCATGGGGACACGACAGAAACCTCAACGAATCCTGAAGCGTCGTGGGTAGAAGCCCAGGCTTGGGTTGTCAATGCTCAAGGCCAAGTCGTGCTTACAGATTCTACTCCGGCAGATTTGGGTATTCCGTTGCGGTGTCGTCCGTAA